Proteins from a genomic interval of Amycolatopsis sp. cg13:
- a CDS encoding class I SAM-dependent methyltransferase, protein MPSESSYGQGHAESVVRSQHWRTVDNSAAYLAPELLPGRSVLDVGCGPGTITVDIARRVAPGEVLGVDLSEAVLEQARAHAEREGVSNVRFERADITTAPELGRFDVVHAHQVLLHLTEPVEALRHMLALAKPGGVVAARDTDYAAAFWWPADSRLDRWLEVYRAVAHGNGSEPDAGRRLMAWAHAAGARDVKPSASIWCHSTPEERAWWGGMWADRILDSKIAEQAVAGGYAAAEDLREISEAWRAWAADPDGWFSIPHGEILCRVTETG, encoded by the coding sequence ATGCCTTCGGAAAGCAGCTACGGGCAGGGTCACGCGGAAAGCGTCGTACGTTCACAACATTGGCGCACCGTCGACAATTCGGCGGCCTACCTCGCGCCGGAGCTGCTCCCCGGGCGGAGCGTGCTGGACGTCGGCTGCGGCCCCGGGACGATCACGGTGGACATCGCCCGCCGAGTGGCCCCTGGCGAGGTGCTCGGCGTCGATTTGTCGGAAGCCGTTCTGGAACAGGCACGAGCGCACGCGGAACGCGAGGGCGTGTCCAATGTCCGGTTCGAGCGCGCCGACATCACGACGGCCCCGGAACTCGGCCGATTCGACGTCGTGCACGCCCACCAGGTGCTGCTGCACCTGACCGAACCGGTGGAAGCGCTGCGGCACATGCTGGCGCTGGCCAAGCCCGGCGGTGTCGTCGCCGCCCGCGACACCGACTACGCCGCCGCGTTCTGGTGGCCCGCGGACTCGCGCCTGGACCGCTGGCTGGAGGTCTACCGCGCGGTCGCGCACGGCAACGGTTCCGAGCCCGACGCCGGACGGCGATTGATGGCCTGGGCACACGCCGCGGGCGCTCGCGACGTCAAGCCGAGTGCCTCCATCTGGTGCCATTCCACGCCGGAGGAACGAGCGTGGTGGGGCGGCATGTGGGCGGACCGGATCCTGGACTCCAAGATCGCCGAGCAGGCTGTGGCAGGCGGGTATGCGGCCGCCGAAGACCTCCGCGAGATCTCCGAAGCGTGGCGGGCGTGGGCTGCGGATCCGGACGGCTGGTTCTCGATCCCGCATGGGGAAATCCTGTGCCGCGTCACCGAAACCGGCTGA
- a CDS encoding TetR/AcrR family transcriptional regulator: MTTVEPVADTRTRLLATALRLFAEHGVEGTSLQMIADELGVTKAAVYYHFKTKSEITEAVAEPGIRELDQLVVEAAKHPRHGARVDHLLDGFVDLVVRHRVLVALFSSDPGIDAALAKSAHGVEGFKQALISIVAGGPELDVTARVTAIVAFTGIAMAGGAPDLAEVDDETLRRELVRVGRRLLGRPRRRVC, translated from the coding sequence ATGACGACCGTCGAACCGGTCGCGGACACCCGCACCAGGCTGCTCGCCACTGCGCTGCGGCTGTTCGCCGAGCACGGCGTGGAGGGCACGTCGCTGCAGATGATCGCCGACGAGCTGGGCGTCACGAAGGCCGCGGTGTACTACCACTTCAAGACGAAGTCGGAGATCACCGAGGCGGTCGCGGAGCCGGGCATCCGGGAGCTGGACCAGCTGGTCGTCGAGGCCGCGAAGCATCCTCGGCACGGCGCGCGGGTGGACCATCTGCTGGACGGTTTCGTCGATCTCGTGGTGCGACACCGGGTGCTGGTCGCGCTGTTCTCCAGCGACCCGGGCATCGACGCGGCGCTCGCGAAATCGGCGCACGGCGTCGAAGGGTTCAAGCAGGCGCTGATCTCGATCGTGGCCGGCGGGCCGGAGCTGGACGTGACCGCTCGCGTGACGGCGATCGTGGCGTTCACCGGCATCGCGATGGCGGGCGGAGCACCCGACCTGGCCGAGGTGGACGACGAAACCCTGCGCCGGGAATTGGTCAGGGTGGGCAGGCGGCTGCTGGGCAGGCCGCGCCGCCGGGTTTGCTGA